The Thiothrix subterranea genome has a segment encoding these proteins:
- a CDS encoding SH3 domain-containing protein — protein sequence MKTASFFSALALALALSVSSVQAASDVYVITGVTTGEFLNMRANAGTGSSVVGRIPHNGQGIVTTGEEKKVGSTVWAKIYWNGVGGWVSKRYLLPEDQAANAPPTPTPAPAAPPAVVVPPIKVPSNVTPPPAKAASNSLVCSGTEPFWSIEVTDANLNVNMMDGPRYSVPVTFRQTSANNATIAVIAGVAGTNNTQAFMQKVSSCSDGMSDTNYPYSVTAVLNNQRVVSGCCQVR from the coding sequence ATGAAAACAGCTTCATTTTTTTCAGCACTCGCTTTAGCGTTGGCACTGAGCGTTTCCAGCGTGCAGGCTGCCAGCGATGTATATGTGATCACTGGCGTGACAACAGGCGAATTCTTAAACATGCGAGCCAATGCAGGCACGGGTAGCAGCGTTGTCGGTAGAATCCCACACAATGGTCAGGGCATTGTGACCACGGGTGAAGAGAAAAAAGTCGGTAGCACCGTCTGGGCAAAAATTTACTGGAACGGTGTCGGCGGCTGGGTCAGCAAACGTTACTTATTGCCGGAAGACCAAGCAGCAAACGCACCACCCACGCCAACGCCAGCACCTGCTGCACCACCTGCGGTTGTTGTACCACCGATCAAAGTTCCGTCTAATGTCACGCCACCGCCTGCCAAGGCTGCCAGCAATAGCTTGGTGTGCAGCGGCACTGAACCTTTTTGGAGCATTGAAGTCACCGATGCCAATTTAAACGTGAATATGATGGATGGCCCTCGCTACAGCGTACCCGTCACGTTTCGCCAAACATCGGCAAATAACGCCACCATCGCAGTAATTGCCGGAGTCGCTGGTACAAATAATACTCAAGCGTTCATGCAAAAAGTCAGCAGTTGCAGCGACGGCATGTCGGATACCAATTATCCGTATAGCGTTACAGCGGTGTTGAATAACCAGAGAGTCGTGTCAGGGTGCTGCCAAGTGCGGTAA
- the miaB gene encoding tRNA (N6-isopentenyl adenosine(37)-C2)-methylthiotransferase MiaB, translated as MAGKIFIETHGCQMNEYDSAKMLDVLHHAQGMELTDNPAEADVLLMNTCSIREKAQEKVFSQLGRWKKLKDKNPNIVIGVGGCVASQEGEALRQRAPVVDVVFGPQTLHRLPDMIRQVRTEHHAVVDISFPEIEKFDNLPEPRAEGPTAFVSVMEGCSKYCTFCVVPYTRGEEISRPFDDVITEVAQLAAQGVREVNLLGQNVNAYRGKMHDGSIADLAMLITLVAAVDGIDRIRYTTSHPNEFNDSLIEVYADVPELVSHLHLPVQSGSDRILMAMKRNHMAIEYKAKIRKLRKIRPDLSLSSDFIIGFPGETEQDFADTMKLIEEMNFDLSFSFIYSQRPGTPAASLPDDVPQSVKKDRLQHLQTRILAQANAISEAMVGTVQRVLVERPSRKHEQMAGRTENNRVVNFDGAANLIGRFVDVRITEAQPNSLRGKIVAVESMVGRMVMERIHP; from the coding sequence ATGGCAGGCAAAATTTTTATCGAAACCCACGGATGTCAAATGAACGAGTACGACTCAGCCAAGATGCTGGACGTGCTGCATCATGCGCAGGGTATGGAACTCACCGACAATCCGGCGGAAGCGGATGTTTTACTGATGAATACCTGTTCGATCCGAGAAAAAGCGCAGGAAAAAGTATTCTCGCAATTGGGGCGCTGGAAAAAACTCAAAGACAAAAATCCCAATATTGTGATTGGTGTTGGCGGTTGTGTGGCAAGTCAGGAAGGCGAAGCCTTGCGGCAACGTGCGCCGGTGGTGGATGTGGTATTTGGCCCGCAAACCTTGCACCGCTTGCCGGACATGATTCGCCAAGTACGCACCGAACACCATGCGGTGGTGGATATTTCTTTCCCCGAAATCGAAAAGTTCGACAATTTGCCCGAACCGCGTGCCGAAGGCCCTACGGCGTTCGTGTCGGTGATGGAGGGTTGTAGCAAATATTGCACCTTCTGTGTGGTGCCTTACACCCGTGGCGAAGAAATTTCCCGCCCCTTTGATGACGTGATTACCGAAGTCGCGCAACTCGCGGCGCAAGGTGTGCGCGAAGTCAATTTGCTGGGGCAAAATGTCAATGCGTATCGTGGCAAAATGCACGACGGTTCGATTGCTGACCTTGCCATGCTGATCACCTTGGTGGCAGCGGTTGATGGCATTGATCGGATTCGTTACACCACTTCACACCCCAACGAATTCAACGACAGTTTGATTGAGGTGTACGCGGATGTGCCGGAATTGGTCAGCCATTTGCACTTGCCCGTGCAAAGCGGTTCTGACCGGATTCTGATGGCGATGAAGCGCAATCACATGGCGATTGAATACAAAGCCAAAATCCGCAAATTACGCAAAATTCGCCCCGATTTGAGCTTGTCATCCGACTTTATTATCGGTTTCCCCGGTGAAACCGAGCAGGATTTTGCCGATACCATGAAGCTGATTGAAGAGATGAACTTCGACCTGAGTTTCAGCTTTATTTACAGCCAACGCCCCGGCACACCTGCCGCGAGCTTGCCGGATGATGTGCCGCAATCGGTAAAAAAAGACCGTTTACAGCATTTGCAAACCCGCATTCTGGCGCAAGCCAACGCCATTAGCGAAGCAATGGTGGGGACGGTGCAACGGGTGTTGGTGGAACGTCCTTCTCGCAAACATGAGCAAATGGCAGGGCGCACTGAGAATAATCGCGTGGTGAATTTTGATGGGGCGGCGAATTTGATTGGTCGGTTCGTGGATGTCCGCATCACCGAAGCGCAACCGAATTCTTTGCGCGGTAAAATTGTCGCGGTGGAAAGTATGGTTGGGCGGATGGTGATGGAGCGTATTCACCCGTAG
- the zwf gene encoding glucose-6-phosphate dehydrogenase yields the protein MSQVIIPVAAFDLVIFGGTGDLALRKLLPALFRRDAAGQIPAPARIIGLALNQQTTAEYRDQVADALQSHLDANELQAGMLERFLARLEYRVTNVGDIASFQALATLLDEHPERVRVYYLAVAPALFDPISHGLAAAGLAGNNARLVVEKPLGHDYASAARLNAQIGEVFDEHAIYRIDHYLGKETVQNLMALRFANALFEPIWNAQCIDHVQITAAESLGVGTRGGYYDNAGAIRDMVQNHLLQLLCLIAIEPPYRFEADAVRDEKLKVLRSLRPISGHKVRDYTVRGQYSGTSTTPSYTDEVGNPASLTESYVALKVEIDSWRWSGVPFYLRTGKRLKAQAAEIAVVFKKPSHVMFGELHTPILPNVLSMRLQPDEGLRLHIMTKEPGPGGFRLHDIPLDMAFAERQDAGWRMPDAGCLRTLGDGCGARSSNPVHARR from the coding sequence ATGAGTCAAGTCATTATTCCGGTAGCCGCGTTCGATCTGGTCATCTTTGGTGGAACAGGTGATTTGGCGTTACGCAAGTTATTACCGGCATTATTTCGACGGGATGCAGCGGGGCAAATTCCCGCCCCAGCCCGCATTATTGGGCTGGCATTGAACCAGCAAACCACCGCAGAGTATCGCGATCAGGTAGCCGATGCCCTGCAAAGCCATCTGGATGCCAACGAATTACAAGCTGGAATGTTGGAGCGTTTTCTAGCGCGTCTCGAATACCGTGTGACCAATGTTGGGGATATTGCCAGCTTCCAAGCCCTTGCCACTTTGCTGGACGAACACCCAGAGCGGGTGCGCGTTTATTATCTGGCCGTCGCTCCGGCACTGTTCGACCCGATTTCTCACGGTTTAGCGGCGGCAGGCTTGGCGGGCAATAATGCGCGGCTAGTGGTGGAAAAACCGTTAGGGCATGATTATGCGAGTGCCGCCCGCCTGAATGCGCAGATTGGCGAAGTGTTTGACGAACACGCCATCTACCGCATTGACCATTACCTCGGTAAGGAAACGGTGCAGAACTTGATGGCACTGCGCTTTGCCAATGCCCTGTTTGAGCCGATTTGGAATGCACAGTGCATTGATCATGTGCAAATTACCGCCGCCGAATCCTTGGGTGTGGGTACACGCGGTGGCTATTATGACAATGCAGGGGCTATCCGCGACATGGTGCAAAACCATTTGTTGCAGTTGCTGTGCTTGATTGCCATCGAACCCCCTTACCGCTTTGAAGCGGACGCCGTGCGCGATGAAAAACTCAAAGTATTGCGTTCCCTACGCCCCATTAGCGGGCATAAAGTGCGCGACTACACCGTGCGCGGGCAATATTCGGGAACATCAACCACCCCGTCTTACACCGATGAAGTGGGCAATCCGGCAAGTTTGACCGAATCGTATGTTGCCTTGAAAGTCGAAATTGACAGTTGGCGCTGGTCTGGCGTGCCGTTCTATTTGCGTACCGGCAAACGTTTGAAAGCCCAAGCCGCTGAAATTGCGGTGGTGTTTAAAAAACCTTCTCACGTCATGTTTGGCGAATTGCATACCCCGATTCTCCCCAATGTATTGAGTATGCGTTTGCAGCCGGATGAGGGTTTGCGTTTGCACATTATGACCAAAGAGCCGGGGCCTGGGGGATTTCGTTTGCACGATATTCCGTTGGATATGGCGTTTGCAGAACGTCAGGATGCAGGCTGGCGGATGCCGGATGCCGGATGCTTACGAACGCTTGGTGATGGATGTGGTGCGCGGTCATCAAACCCTGTTCATGCGCGGCGATGA
- the edd gene encoding phosphogluconate dehydratase, whose protein sequence is MSMNNLHPQLVAVTQRIEARSAPTRRAYLQQIAAADPVTPRSKLSCGNLAHAVAAVPNADKLKLVEWTAGNLGIVTAYNDMLSAHQPFVYYPDVIKAAAREVGGTAQVAGGVPAMCDGVTQGQAGMELSLFSRDVIAMSAGIALSHNVFDAAVFLGVCDKIVPGLVIAAASFGHLPCIFLPAGPMVSGLANDAKSKVRQQYAEGKIGRDELLQCEMQSYHGVGTCTFYGTANSNQMLMEFMGLQLPGSSFVNPGTPLREALTVAGAQRALAMTAQGQDYTPAAHILSVQAFVNGIVGLNATGGSTNLLLHLVAMARAAGIVICPEDFADLSAITPLMARVYPNGVADVNHFHAAGGLQFVIGELLAAGLLHEEVATVAGKGLHHYTQEAYLAADGTVAWRDGASISHDDTVLRPVAQAFQLSGGVVRLVGNLGDAVIKVSAVKPEKYLIEAPAKVFHDQAAVKAAFEAGELEGDFVCVVRFQGPKANGMPELHGLTPILGLLQDRGQSVALVTDGRMSGASGKVPAAIHVSPEAMDGGALAKVRDGDVIRLDAHHGHLEVLAQDFTEREAATADLSMNATGCGRDLFDVFRTHVSAAASGASALFSDTARV, encoded by the coding sequence ATGAGCATGAATAACCTTCACCCTCAATTAGTGGCAGTGACGCAGCGTATCGAAGCCCGCAGTGCGCCCACCCGCCGTGCATACTTGCAACAGATTGCCGCTGCCGACCCGGTGACGCCGCGCAGCAAGCTGAGTTGCGGCAATTTGGCGCACGCCGTTGCAGCCGTTCCTAACGCCGACAAGCTGAAGTTGGTGGAATGGACGGCAGGCAACCTCGGTATTGTGACCGCTTACAACGACATGCTTTCCGCACACCAGCCGTTTGTGTATTACCCCGATGTGATCAAAGCGGCAGCGCGTGAAGTCGGCGGCACAGCGCAAGTGGCGGGTGGCGTTCCGGCGATGTGTGACGGTGTGACCCAAGGGCAGGCGGGCATGGAACTGTCGCTGTTTTCCCGCGATGTGATTGCGATGAGCGCAGGGATTGCCTTGTCGCACAATGTGTTCGATGCAGCGGTTTTCCTTGGCGTATGCGATAAAATTGTGCCGGGCTTGGTGATTGCGGCGGCGAGTTTTGGGCATTTACCGTGCATTTTCTTACCCGCAGGGCCGATGGTGTCCGGTTTGGCGAATGACGCGAAAAGCAAGGTGCGTCAGCAATACGCCGAGGGCAAAATCGGGCGTGACGAATTGTTGCAATGCGAAATGCAGTCTTACCACGGCGTTGGCACTTGCACCTTTTACGGCACGGCGAATAGCAACCAAATGCTGATGGAATTCATGGGCTTGCAATTGCCGGGAAGCAGTTTTGTGAATCCGGGTACGCCATTGCGCGAAGCCTTAACCGTGGCGGGGGCGCAGCGTGCGTTGGCGATGACAGCGCAAGGGCAGGATTACACCCCAGCAGCACACATTCTCAGCGTACAAGCCTTTGTCAATGGGATTGTGGGGCTGAATGCGACAGGTGGATCGACCAATTTATTGCTGCATCTGGTGGCAATGGCGCGGGCGGCGGGCATTGTGATTTGCCCAGAAGATTTTGCGGACTTATCCGCGATTACGCCGCTGATGGCGCGGGTGTACCCCAACGGCGTGGCGGACGTGAACCATTTTCACGCGGCAGGCGGTTTGCAATTCGTGATTGGCGAGTTGTTGGCAGCCGGTTTATTGCATGAAGAGGTGGCAACGGTAGCCGGTAAGGGGCTGCACCATTATACCCAAGAGGCATATCTCGCCGCCGATGGTACGGTTGCATGGCGTGACGGCGCGAGCATTAGCCATGATGACACGGTATTACGCCCGGTCGCCCAAGCCTTTCAGCTTTCTGGGGGCGTGGTGCGCTTAGTGGGTAATTTAGGCGATGCCGTGATCAAAGTATCCGCCGTTAAACCGGAAAAATACCTGATTGAAGCGCCTGCCAAGGTTTTCCATGATCAGGCAGCGGTCAAAGCCGCGTTTGAAGCGGGTGAACTGGAAGGTGATTTTGTGTGCGTGGTGCGTTTCCAAGGGCCTAAAGCCAATGGAATGCCTGAATTGCACGGTTTAACCCCAATTCTGGGGCTGTTGCAAGACCGTGGGCAAAGCGTGGCATTGGTCACGGATGGCAGAATGTCGGGGGCGAGTGGCAAAGTGCCTGCCGCGATTCATGTCAGCCCCGAAGCGATGGATGGCGGTGCGCTTGCCAAAGTCCGCGATGGCGATGTGATTCGTTTGGATGCGCATCACGGGCATCTGGAGGTATTGGCGCAGGATTTTACCGAGCGCGAAGCGGCAACTGCCGATTTGAGTATGAATGCAACCGGCTGTGGACGGGATTTATTCGACGTATTCCGTACTCACGTCAGTGCAGCCGCAAGCGGGGCAAGCGCCCTGTTTTCCGATACAGCGAGGGTGTAA
- the eda gene encoding bifunctional 4-hydroxy-2-oxoglutarate aldolase/2-dehydro-3-deoxy-phosphogluconate aldolase has protein sequence MSVRSICQQVPVIPVLVVKDLAIAESLALALVGGGLHVLEVTLRTPVALEVIRRMSAVPGSIVGAGTVLTTADVKAVKAAGAAFAVSPGATERLLAAAEDAGLPLLPGVATVSEVMRLVERGFDTLKFFPAEAAGGVKMLKSIHGPLPDVRFCPTGGISEQTFGDYLALPNVLCVGGSWLTPEAMLSAHDWQGIAALARKTVGLYNPPANSA, from the coding sequence ATGTCAGTTAGAAGTATTTGTCAGCAAGTGCCGGTGATTCCGGTATTAGTGGTGAAAGACCTTGCCATCGCCGAGTCACTCGCCTTGGCGTTAGTCGGCGGTGGTTTGCATGTCTTGGAAGTAACCTTGCGCACGCCGGTCGCCTTGGAAGTCATCCGCCGCATGAGCGCCGTCCCCGGTAGCATTGTCGGTGCAGGCACGGTGTTAACCACCGCCGATGTGAAAGCGGTGAAGGCAGCAGGAGCGGCGTTTGCCGTTTCCCCCGGTGCTACCGAACGTTTGTTGGCGGCGGCTGAGGATGCAGGCTTGCCGTTGCTGCCCGGTGTGGCCACGGTATCCGAAGTGATGCGGCTGGTGGAGCGTGGTTTCGATACCTTGAAGTTTTTCCCAGCGGAAGCCGCCGGTGGGGTGAAGATGTTGAAATCCATCCACGGCCCCCTGCCGGACGTGCGTTTTTGCCCAACAGGGGGAATCAGCGAGCAAACCTTCGGCGACTATTTGGCACTGCCGAATGTGTTGTGTGTGGGCGGCTCTTGGCTAACCCCGGAGGCAATGCTGAGTGCGCACGACTGGCAGGGCATTGCAGCACTGGCACGTAAAACCGTGGGTCTCTACAATCCGCCCGCGAATTCCGCATAG
- a CDS encoding YgaP family membrane protein, with product MEKNVGSMDRNIRFGAGAVLLIWGLVFKGGFLLILLGIALLATGYLNFCPAYKLIGMNTNKR from the coding sequence ATGGAAAAGAACGTTGGCAGCATGGATAGAAATATCCGCTTCGGGGCAGGCGCTGTCCTGCTAATTTGGGGCTTGGTGTTTAAGGGCGGCTTCCTGTTGATTCTGCTTGGGATTGCGCTACTGGCCACTGGCTATCTGAACTTTTGCCCAGCCTACAAACTGATTGGCATGAATACCAACAAAAGGTAA
- the trpD gene encoding anthranilate phosphoribosyltransferase has protein sequence MELQKFIRKITENGSFSTEEMTAAMRTIMTGQATPAQIGGFLIGLRMRGETVTEISAAASVMRELSTRVEVSPEHLVDTCGTGGDSSGTFNISTASAFVAAAAGARVAKHGNRSISSKSGSADVLEAAGVNLNITPEQVAECINTLGVGFLFAQKHHSAMGHASAPRRELGVRTIFNLLGPMSNPANAPNQVLGVFDQHWVRPMAEVLKTLGSHHVMVVHAADGLDEISTAALTFVAELKDGVITEYTIQPEDVGVQQSSLDSVRVETAQESLQLIQRVFAGEQGTARDIVCLNAGAAIYVAGLADSHAAGVAKAQQVLDSGAAAVRLQQLIDLTKSFDA, from the coding sequence ATGGAATTGCAAAAATTTATACGTAAAATCACTGAAAACGGCTCATTTTCCACCGAAGAAATGACGGCTGCGATGCGTACCATCATGACAGGTCAGGCGACTCCCGCGCAAATCGGTGGGTTTCTGATTGGCTTGAGGATGCGCGGTGAAACGGTCACGGAAATCAGTGCCGCTGCTAGTGTCATGCGCGAATTATCGACCCGCGTTGAGGTGTCGCCGGAACATTTGGTGGATACCTGCGGTACGGGCGGGGATTCGTCTGGCACGTTTAATATTTCTACTGCCAGTGCGTTTGTTGCGGCGGCGGCGGGAGCGCGAGTCGCCAAACACGGCAATCGTTCTATTTCCAGCAAATCCGGCAGCGCGGATGTGTTGGAAGCGGCGGGCGTGAATTTGAACATTACGCCTGAACAGGTGGCTGAGTGCATCAATACCTTGGGTGTGGGTTTCTTGTTTGCGCAAAAGCATCACAGTGCAATGGGGCACGCGAGTGCGCCACGCCGTGAGTTGGGTGTACGCACGATTTTCAACCTGCTGGGGCCGATGTCGAATCCAGCAAATGCGCCCAACCAAGTCCTAGGCGTATTCGATCAACATTGGGTACGCCCAATGGCTGAAGTGTTGAAAACCTTGGGAAGTCATCACGTGATGGTGGTTCATGCTGCCGATGGGCTGGATGAAATCAGTACCGCCGCCCTGACATTTGTGGCAGAACTGAAAGACGGTGTGATCACCGAATACACCATCCAGCCCGAAGATGTGGGTGTGCAGCAGTCCAGCCTCGACAGTGTGCGGGTGGAAACGGCGCAAGAGAGTTTGCAACTGATTCAGCGCGTGTTTGCCGGTGAGCAAGGCACAGCGCGTGACATTGTGTGCTTGAATGCGGGTGCGGCAATTTACGTTGCAGGTCTGGCGGATAGCCATGCTGCTGGTGTTGCGAAAGCCCAGCAAGTGCTGGATTCTGGTGCAGCCGCTGTGCGTTTGCAGCAATTGATTGACTTAACCAAAAGTTTTGATGCCTGA
- the trpC gene encoding indole-3-glycerol phosphate synthase TrpC: MSTPDILQKILRTKQEEIAARSAVRSLAQLQAEAASASPVRGFEQAMRKRLAAGESAVIAEIKKASPSKGLIRADFDPPAIAASYERGGAACLSVLTDAQYFQGSESYLQAARAACQLPVIRKDFIVDRYQVYEARAIGADCILLIVAALADAQMMDLYALATELGMDALIEVHDKDELGRALRLNAPLIGINNRNLRTFETSLQTTLDLLPDVPEDVLLITESSIHTPADVQLMRDHGVNAFLVGEAFMRAEDPGSELKKLFF; this comes from the coding sequence ATGAGTACCCCTGATATTTTGCAAAAAATCCTGCGTACTAAGCAGGAAGAAATCGCGGCACGTTCTGCCGTGCGTAGCTTGGCACAATTGCAGGCAGAGGCAGCGAGTGCTTCGCCCGTGCGCGGTTTCGAGCAAGCCATGCGCAAGCGTTTGGCAGCGGGTGAATCGGCGGTGATTGCGGAAATCAAAAAAGCCTCACCCAGCAAAGGTTTGATTCGTGCGGATTTCGATCCGCCTGCGATTGCGGCGAGTTACGAACGTGGCGGTGCAGCGTGTTTGTCGGTGCTGACCGATGCACAATATTTCCAAGGTAGCGAAAGCTACTTGCAAGCCGCGCGTGCCGCCTGCCAATTGCCCGTTATTCGTAAAGATTTCATCGTTGATCGGTATCAGGTTTACGAAGCACGGGCGATTGGTGCAGATTGCATCCTGCTGATCGTGGCGGCATTGGCTGATGCACAGATGATGGATCTGTACGCGCTGGCAACGGAACTGGGCATGGATGCACTGATTGAAGTGCATGACAAGGATGAACTTGGGCGTGCCTTGCGTCTCAATGCGCCACTGATCGGCATCAATAACCGCAACCTGCGGACGTTTGAAACGTCTCTGCAAACGACCCTTGATCTGCTTCCTGATGTGCCAGAGGATGTTCTGCTTATCACAGAAAGCAGCATCCATACCCCCGCCGATGTGCAACTGATGCGTGACCACGGCGTGAACGCCTTTCTGGTGGGCGAAGCCTTCATGCGGGCGGAAGACCCCGGCTCCGAACTCAAAAAACTGTTTTTCTAG
- the lgt gene encoding prolipoprotein diacylglyceryl transferase — protein MLVHPQFDPVALSLGPLQVHWYGLMYVIGFLGFLFIGKMRAKEPRSVMTEDRVDDMMFWGALGVVAGGRIGYMLFYNLKGFLSDPISLFQIWDGGMSFHGGLLGVILAMFLLARRWKLTFFQVSDFVAPLVPIGLGAGRIGNFINGELWGRSTDVPWGMVFPQVDNIVRHPSQLYQAFLEGLVLFLVLNWFRKRSPPVGAISGLFLVGYGMARIIVEFVREPDAQLGYVAWGWVTQGQVLSVPMILLGVLFMWFAYKKAKA, from the coding sequence ATGCTGGTACACCCTCAATTTGACCCCGTTGCGTTATCGCTGGGCCCGTTGCAAGTGCATTGGTACGGGCTAATGTACGTGATCGGTTTCCTCGGCTTTTTATTCATTGGCAAAATGCGTGCGAAAGAACCCCGTAGCGTCATGACCGAAGACCGTGTGGATGACATGATGTTCTGGGGCGCTCTCGGCGTGGTTGCCGGTGGGCGCATTGGTTACATGCTGTTTTATAACCTGAAAGGTTTTTTGTCTGACCCGATTTCGTTGTTCCAGATTTGGGACGGTGGCATGAGTTTCCACGGCGGTTTGCTGGGGGTGATTCTGGCGATGTTCTTGTTGGCGCGGCGTTGGAAACTGACGTTCTTTCAAGTCAGTGATTTTGTTGCGCCACTTGTTCCCATCGGTTTGGGCGCGGGGCGTATCGGCAATTTCATCAACGGCGAATTGTGGGGCAGGTCAACGGATGTGCCGTGGGGCATGGTGTTCCCGCAAGTGGATAATATCGTGCGGCATCCGTCACAGCTTTATCAAGCATTCCTCGAAGGTTTGGTGCTATTCCTCGTGCTGAATTGGTTTCGGAAGCGTTCGCCGCCGGTGGGAGCAATTTCTGGCTTATTTCTTGTCGGCTACGGCATGGCGCGGATTATTGTGGAATTTGTGCGTGAACCGGATGCGCAACTCGGCTACGTGGCATGGGGTTGGGTTACACAGGGGCAGGTGTTGAGTGTGCCGATGATTCTGCTCGGCGTGTTGTTTATGTGGTTTGCGTATAAAAAGGCGAAGGCATGA
- a CDS encoding thymidylate synthase: MKQYLDLMRHVRDRGVVKADRTGTGTVSVFGYQMRFDLSTGFPVVTTKKLHLRSIIHELLWFLKGDTNIRYLKENGVSIWDEWADENGELGPVYGYQWRNWPTPDGRHIDQIAQIIQQLKTNPDSRRIIVSAWNVANVDNMALPPCHAFFQFYVAEGKLSCQLYQRSADIFLGVPFNIASYALLTMMVAQVTGLQPGEFIHTLGDAHLYSNHLEQVELQLSREPYALPQMKLNPAVTDLFAFTYDDFELVDYAHHPLIKAPIAV, translated from the coding sequence ATGAAGCAATACCTCGATTTAATGCGCCATGTCCGTGATCGCGGTGTCGTCAAAGCCGACCGCACGGGTACGGGTACGGTGTCGGTATTCGGTTATCAGATGCGCTTTGATTTGAGTACTGGGTTTCCGGTTGTTACTACCAAAAAATTGCATTTGCGCTCGATTATTCACGAGTTGCTGTGGTTTCTGAAAGGCGACACCAATATCCGTTACTTGAAAGAAAACGGCGTGAGTATTTGGGATGAATGGGCAGATGAAAACGGTGAGTTGGGGCCGGTTTACGGCTACCAGTGGCGCAATTGGCCAACTCCTGATGGGCGGCATATTGACCAGATTGCGCAAATTATCCAGCAATTAAAAACCAACCCTGATTCGCGCCGGATTATTGTCAGCGCTTGGAATGTGGCGAATGTGGACAATATGGCATTGCCGCCGTGCCACGCTTTTTTCCAGTTTTACGTGGCGGAAGGTAAGCTGTCCTGTCAGTTGTACCAGCGCAGTGCGGATATTTTCCTTGGTGTGCCGTTTAATATTGCCTCTTACGCCTTGCTGACCATGATGGTGGCGCAAGTGACAGGGTTGCAACCCGGTGAATTCATTCACACGTTAGGGGATGCACATTTGTATTCTAATCATTTGGAGCAGGTGGAATTGCAACTGAGCCGTGAACCGTATGCGTTGCCGCAGATGAAATTGAACCCGGCAGTGACCGATCTGTTCGCATTTACTTATGATGACTTTGAATTGGTTGATTACGCACACCATCCGCTGATTAAAGCACCAATCGCGGTTTGA